Proteins encoded together in one bacterium window:
- a CDS encoding S8 family serine peptidase gives MRRISMISFLVLTLAFVIAADSSAQTPGRSGEVIPGRFIVVLNDDVDSPADVAFELSARHGLALGHVYHMALKGFSAHIPAQRLWAVESDPRVSFVEPDRIAYAIGELPTGVDRIDADLSPAANIDGKDDRVDVDIAIIDTGISNTHPDLYYYTGVNFTDTSGTNPGGDDDYGHGSHVAGTAAAIDDGIGVVGVAPGARLWSVKVLDSTGSGYFSWVIAGIDYVTDHADEIDVANMSLGGTGNLQSLRQALQNSVAAGVFYAVSAGNDKKDVYGRDGRFGTRDDFIPAAYPEVAAVSALADSDGEPGGLGGGTSYGADDTFATFSNFSRSVVGGNPVDSPGAAIDLAAPGVDILSTFKGTDYAIGSGTSMASPHVAGAAALYISVHAKPTTAADVAAVRQGLIDAGASQSGEKGFTGDPDKNPEPLVNVEGLGGEGDSDGDGIPNAEDNCPNTANPGQEDADNDGVGDVCDNCPTDYNPGQEDWDGDGDGDVCDDYDGDGIMDDVDNCREVPNPGQEDSDGDGVGDACEGAQCDINGDSVEDNLNDVGTYINGLTMDKTLKRTLVGILRTAQRYFDQGKTSDGCTQLQNFMDQVAANAGKFPAGEADKVRDGVCCINDREADWNCSGSCPWE, from the coding sequence ATGAGAAGGATTAGCATGATTTCGTTTCTGGTCTTGACGCTAGCCTTTGTGATTGCGGCTGATTCATCAGCCCAAACCCCGGGGCGGTCAGGCGAAGTAATTCCGGGTCGGTTTATCGTTGTCTTGAATGATGACGTGGACAGCCCGGCAGATGTGGCTTTTGAGTTATCAGCTCGGCATGGGTTAGCTCTCGGCCATGTTTACCACATGGCCCTGAAGGGATTCTCTGCACACATTCCCGCTCAAAGACTGTGGGCCGTGGAATCCGATCCCCGGGTGAGTTTCGTTGAACCTGATAGGATTGCCTATGCCATAGGGGAACTTCCCACGGGCGTCGATCGCATTGACGCTGATTTGAGTCCGGCGGCCAACATTGATGGCAAAGATGATCGCGTGGATGTCGATATCGCCATCATAGATACTGGCATCAGCAACACACATCCGGACCTCTATTATTATACCGGTGTCAACTTCACAGACACAAGTGGTACGAATCCGGGCGGCGACGATGACTACGGCCACGGCTCCCATGTTGCAGGGACCGCAGCCGCTATTGACGATGGCATCGGCGTGGTTGGCGTGGCCCCCGGCGCCAGGCTATGGTCAGTGAAAGTGCTCGATAGCACGGGCTCCGGATACTTTTCCTGGGTCATCGCCGGGATAGACTATGTGACCGACCATGCCGACGAGATCGACGTTGCCAACATGAGCCTGGGTGGCACCGGAAATCTTCAGTCTCTACGCCAGGCCCTTCAAAACAGCGTCGCTGCTGGGGTCTTTTATGCCGTCTCTGCTGGAAATGACAAGAAAGACGTCTATGGTCGTGATGGCAGGTTCGGAACCCGAGACGATTTTATTCCCGCGGCTTATCCTGAAGTGGCGGCTGTGTCGGCTCTGGCTGATTCAGATGGGGAACCTGGTGGACTGGGCGGCGGAACAAGCTACGGAGCCGACGATACGTTCGCGACTTTCAGCAACTTCAGCCGAAGTGTCGTTGGGGGCAATCCGGTCGATTCTCCTGGCGCGGCAATCGACCTAGCCGCCCCGGGCGTTGACATCCTTTCCACCTTCAAAGGAACCGACTACGCGATTGGAAGCGGGACCAGTATGGCCTCACCTCACGTTGCGGGCGCCGCTGCTCTGTACATTTCGGTTCACGCCAAGCCCACAACTGCCGCTGACGTTGCGGCAGTTCGCCAGGGCTTGATTGACGCTGGCGCCTCGCAGAGCGGTGAGAAAGGCTTCACGGGCGATCCTGACAAGAACCCGGAGCCGCTGGTGAACGTTGAGGGCCTGGGGGGCGAGGGCGACTCCGACGGCGACGGCATCCCCAATGCGGAGGACAACTGCCCGAATACTGCGAATCCAGGCCAAGAGGATGCAGATAACGATGGCGTCGGCGACGTCTGCGACAACTGCCCGACCGACTATAACCCAGGCCAAGAGGACTGGGACGGCGACGGCGACGGCGACGTTTGCGACGATTATGACGGCGACGGCATTATGGATGATGTTGACAACTGCCGCGAGGTTCCGAATCCGGGCCAGGAAGACTCCGATGGCGACGGAGTTGGCGATGCCTGCGAGGGCGCTCAATGCGACATCAACGGCGACAGCGTCGAGGACAACCTGAACGACGTTGGCACATACATCAACGGCTTGACGATGGACAAGACGCTTAAGAGAACGCTCGTCGGCATTCTGAGGACTGCTCAGAGGTACTTCGATCAGGGCAAGACCAGCGACGGCTGCACCCAGCTCCAGAACTTCATGGATCAGGTTGCTGCGAATGCCGGCAAGTTCCCAGCAGGGGAAGCAGACAAAGTCCGCGACGGCGTGTGCTGCATCAACGACAGGGAAGCTGACTGGAATTGCAGCGGCTCGTGCCCCTGGGAATAG
- a CDS encoding DUF6485 family protein, with the protein MECKQRQNLKFCNCTYSCDKKGVCCECIAYHRRLGELPACYFPNDVEKTYDRSIARFVALHASRR; encoded by the coding sequence ATGGAGTGCAAACAGAGGCAGAATCTGAAGTTCTGTAACTGCACGTATTCGTGCGACAAGAAGGGTGTGTGCTGCGAGTGCATCGCCTACCATCGGCGGCTGGGCGAGCTGCCTGCGTGCTATTTCCCCAACGATGTCGAGAAGACCTACGATCGCTCCATAGCACGTTTTGTGGCGCTTCATGCATCGCGCAGATGA
- the selA gene encoding L-seryl-tRNA(Sec) selenium transferase has product MATRAELLRQLPSVEKLLNRPELQNISPDVERSVVSRCAGEVLEALRGSILSEQENPRCFVETQGKLRLDLKALLDDVTKKVHATVSCSMRRVVNATGVILHTNLGRSVLPKEAIEAVVMAASGYSTLEYDVDKGMRSKRWEHVVEPLVALSGAEDALVVNNNAAAVLLCLNTLAAGKEVIVSRGELVEIGGSFRMPDVMAASGAVLREVGSTNKTKLLDYEHAITDDTALILKVHTSNYRIVGFTEDVSAQDLSVLSKRYKLPLMVDLGSGLLASEESLAMPDGLRLDEPVARDVVAAGADVVTFSADKLLGASQAGVIVGKSDYVRRIAANQLARALRIDKLSLAALDATLRLYVRWPTHFAEFIPTLSMLTASVNGLSVRAEEIRARLRPALGADFEVGIEPGCSKSGGGSLPLLELPTVLVSVSSSKMSADAIERALRLAEVPIITRIAEQKVLIDPRTLLEDDIEPLVDAFRMAAANED; this is encoded by the coding sequence ATGGCTACTAGGGCTGAGCTCTTGAGGCAGCTGCCTTCGGTCGAGAAGCTACTGAATCGGCCGGAGCTACAGAACATCTCCCCCGATGTGGAGAGGTCCGTCGTCTCGCGCTGTGCGGGCGAAGTGCTGGAGGCGCTGCGCGGCTCGATTCTCTCCGAACAAGAAAATCCGCGCTGTTTCGTTGAAACACAGGGCAAACTGCGGCTCGATCTCAAGGCCTTGCTCGATGATGTAACCAAGAAGGTTCACGCGACGGTCTCGTGCAGCATGAGGCGCGTCGTGAACGCTACTGGCGTTATCCTCCACACCAACCTCGGCCGGTCGGTTCTCCCGAAGGAGGCCATAGAGGCCGTGGTAATGGCTGCGTCGGGCTACAGCACGCTGGAATACGACGTTGACAAGGGGATGCGCTCCAAGCGCTGGGAGCATGTGGTCGAGCCGCTGGTAGCTCTATCCGGGGCCGAGGACGCCCTCGTCGTCAATAACAACGCCGCCGCAGTTCTACTCTGCCTCAACACGCTCGCGGCTGGCAAGGAGGTCATCGTCTCACGAGGCGAGCTCGTCGAGATTGGCGGGAGCTTCAGGATGCCGGACGTCATGGCAGCTTCCGGCGCCGTCCTTCGCGAGGTTGGCTCAACGAACAAGACGAAGCTTTTGGACTATGAGCATGCGATAACGGACGACACGGCGCTCATCCTGAAAGTTCACACGAGCAACTACCGAATCGTCGGCTTTACGGAGGACGTCTCCGCACAGGACCTGTCCGTGTTGAGCAAGAGATACAAACTCCCGTTGATGGTCGATTTAGGCAGCGGACTTCTCGCTTCCGAAGAGTCGCTTGCCATGCCTGATGGCCTTAGGCTAGACGAACCAGTTGCACGGGACGTGGTGGCGGCAGGGGCGGACGTCGTAACCTTCAGCGCGGACAAGCTGCTGGGTGCGTCACAGGCCGGCGTCATCGTTGGCAAGAGCGATTACGTCAGGAGGATCGCGGCCAATCAGCTGGCCAGGGCGCTTCGGATAGACAAGCTCTCGCTTGCTGCGCTGGACGCAACGCTCAGGCTCTACGTGAGGTGGCCGACACATTTCGCCGAGTTCATCCCCACGCTCTCGATGCTGACGGCCTCGGTCAATGGGCTGAGCGTTAGGGCGGAGGAGATTCGAGCGCGCCTTCGGCCCGCGCTGGGCGCCGACTTCGAGGTTGGGATCGAGCCAGGCTGCTCAAAATCGGGCGGCGGCTCGCTGCCTCTTCTCGAGCTGCCGACCGTCCTCGTGTCGGTTTCAAGCTCAAAGATGTCCGCTGATGCGATCGAGAGGGCGCTTCGCTTGGCCGAGGTGCCTATCATAACCAGGATAGCCGAGCAAAAGGTTCTAATAGACCCCAGAACCTTGCTTGAGGATGACATCGAGCCGCTCGTGGATGCGTTCCGAATGGCAGCCGCCAATGAAGACTAA